One stretch of Arachis hypogaea cultivar Tifrunner chromosome 20, arahy.Tifrunner.gnm2.J5K5, whole genome shotgun sequence DNA includes these proteins:
- the LOC112785248 gene encoding transcription factor PRE6 yields MSSRRSRQQSGSNRISDDQIIELVSKLRQLVPEIRDRRSDKVSASKVLQETCNYIRNLHREVDDLSERLSQLLATIDADSAEAAIIRSLINQ; encoded by the exons ATGTCTAGCAGAAGGTCAAGGCAACAATCAGGGTCTAATAGAATCTCCGATGACCAAATCATCGAACTTGTTTCAAAGTTGCGCCAACTTGTTCCTGAGATTCGAGATAGGCGCTCTGAtaag GTTTCAGCTTCTAAGGTTCTACAAGAGACATGCAACTATATAAGAAACTTACACAGAGAGGTTGATGATTTAAGCGAACGTTTGTCTCAATTATTGGCCACAATTGATGCTGATAGTGCTGAAGCTGCCATCATAAGGAGCCTAATTaaccaataa